A genomic segment from Hippoglossus stenolepis isolate QCI-W04-F060 chromosome 3, HSTE1.2, whole genome shotgun sequence encodes:
- the LOC124851580 gene encoding mitochondrial tRNA methylthiotransferase CDK5RAP1-like, giving the protein MRRGYRREAYLDLVKNVKRIIPEVALSSDFISGFCGETEDDHQQTLSLIREVGYNVGFLFAYSMRKKTHAHHRLEDDVPAEVKRRRLEECIGVFREEAARVNAALIGSTQLVLVEGQSKRSAEDLCGRTEGNVKVIFPKEDVAVQAAESNTAPINAGDYVLVKISSASSQSLRGRALSGSSLRGSVKQCETLTRHQVDARVASDTARIETCH; this is encoded by the exons ATGCGACGTGG cTACAGAAGAGAAGCTTATCTTGATCTGGTGAAGAACGTTAAGAGAATTATTCCAG agGTGGCTCTCAGCAGCGACTTCATCTCAGGCTTCTGTGGTGAAACGGAGGATGACCACCAGCAGACTCTGTCTCTGATCAGAGAGGTGGGCTACAACGTGGGATTCCTCTTTGCCTACAGTATGAGGAAG AAAACCCACGCCCACCATCGGCTGGAAGATGACGTGCCAGCAGAGGTAAAGCGGCGGAGGCTGGAGGAGTGTATCGGTGTGTTCAGGGAGGAAGCTGCCAGGGTCAACGCTGCTCTCATCGGCAGCACACAGCTGGTCCTGGTGGAGGGA CAAAGTAAAAGATCCGCGGAGGACCTGTGTGGGAGAACTGAAGGCAACGTGAAAGTGATTTTCCCCAAAGAGGATGTTGCTGTTCAGGCTGCAGAATCCAACACTGCACCGATCAACGCTGGAGACTATGTGCTGGTGAAG ATATCGTCGGCCAGTTCCCAGAGCCTGAGAGGTCGAGCCCTCAGTGGCAGCTCCCTGAGAGGCTCGGTGAAGCAGTGTGAGACTCTGACCAGGCACCAGGTCGATGCACGCGTGGCCTCGGACACGGCCAGGATTGAAACCTGCCACTGA